The DNA sequence TAAAGATGAGCGGCGTGATCGTACGAATTGTCTCCCCGATGTCGAAGGGCGTGCTCACGACGCCGGAAAAGAGCGCACCGTAGGCGCTGATCGGGTTAAAGCCGACAACCAACATTGCGACCGCACCGACGAGCAATCCTAAAAAGATCGAAACAGCTGGAACAACCCACTTGTTCGTCTGTTTTTCTTCCCCTAGCTGCTGTTCCATCTAGTTTCCCTCCTTACTGTTGGCTACGGCTCCGCCGGCCATAAGTAAACCGAGTTCTTCTTCGGAAGTATCGGCTGGTTTGACATCGCCGACGATGCGGCCTTCGTAAATGACGAGCACGCGGTCACTCACATTAAGAATTTCGTCCAGTTCTAACGAAACGAGGAGCACCGCTTTGCCGCGGTCGCGCTGCGCGATCAAGCGGCGGTGAATAAATTCGATTGCCCCGACGTCGAGGCCGCGCGTCGGTTGTGCAGCGATGAGCAAGTTTGGATCGCGGTCGACTTCGCGCGCGATGATCGCCTTTTGCTGGTTACCGCCCGAGAGTGCCCGCGCCGGTGTATGTTCACTCGGCGTGCGCACGTCAAATTCTTCGATCAGCTGACGCGCCTTTTTATATATTTCCGGGTAGTTTAACTGTAATCCTGTCGCAAACGGCGATTGATAATATGTTTGCAAGGCGATGTTTTCTGCGACAGTGAAGTCGAGCACGAGTCCGTGGCGATGCCGGTCTTCTGGAATGTGCCCTAGACCTGATTCCGTTATTTGCCGCGGCTTATACCCTGCGACATTTTTTCTGTTAAGCAAAATTTGTCCCGAAGTCGCTTTTTGCAGCCCGGTGATCGCTTCGATCAATTCCGACTGACCGTTGCCGTCGACGCCGGCAATACCGACAATTTCCCCGGCGCGCACCTCTAAACTGAGTCCGCGCAGCTTCTCCACGCCGCGGCGATCGCGCAAGTGTAAATCTTTTACTTCCAGCACCGGTTGGGCCGGTTCCGCTGGCTTTTTGTCTACTTTAAACGACACTTCGCGACCGACCATCTTTGCGGCCAACACCGATTCGTTCGTCCCGGCAACCGGTAAGCGGTCGATAAATTTCCCGCGGCGAATAATCGTAACGGTGTCACAAACGCGAGTAATTTCTTTTAGTTTGTGCGTAATAAAAATAATCGATTTGCCGTTCGCGACGAGGTTGCGCATAATGTCGATCAGTTCATCGATTTCTTGCGGCGTGAGCACCGCTGTCGGTTCGTCAAAAATGATGATGTCAGCTCCGCGGTACAGCGTCTTCAAAATTTCAACGCGTTGCTGCATCCCGACAGAAATGTCGCGTATTTTGGCACGCGGGTCAACTTGTAGCCCGTATTTTTCCGATAACTCACGCACCCTCGCCTCTGCGGTCTTCATATCGATGACACCGCCGCCTACTGGCTCGTTACCGAGTACGATGTTTTCTGTCACTGTGAACGGCTCGACGAGCATAAAGTGTTGGTGCACCATGCCGATCCCGAGTCGGTTCGCTTCGTTCGGGTTAGTGACGTCGACTTTGTTGCCGCGTACTCGAATATATCCTTCATCTGGCGAATAAAGTCCAAACAAAATGTTCATGAGCGTCGATTTTCCAGCCCCGTTTTCTCCGAGTAGGGCGTGGATTTCGCCTTCTTGCACGATTAGGTCAATCGAGTCATTCGCGACAATGCCGGGAAAGCGTTTCGTAATCCCCTTCATTTCTACGATAGGCGCCATGACGGATCCCCTCTCAACTGTGTTGCCGAAAAATTAGGCTAGCAAATCGCTAGCCTGTGCTGTATACGGTTATTCTTGTAATTATTTCGCTTTGTATTCCTTCAGTTCATCAGGTGTAGCCGGTACCTCGATTTCGCCGTCGACGATTTTTTTCTCGAACTCATCCACTTTATCGAGCACGTCTTTCGGCACGTGCTTGTCCGAATTGTCCGCAATGCCGACACCATTTTCTTTTAAGCCGAATTGGACTTCTTTCCCACCTTGGAAATCGCCTTCTTTGAGTGCCTTCGTCATTTCAAACACACCGACATCGACGCGTTTGATCATCGACGTTAACGTGTGATCCGGCGCTAAGTGCGATTGATCCATATCGACGCCGATCACCCAGAACTCTCCTTGTTTCCGCGTCTTCACTTCGTCGAACAACCCTTTGCCGACGCCGCCAGCCGCGTGGTATACGATGTCCGCCCCGTCGTCAAACAGTCCTTTGGCGAGTGTACGCCCCTTCGCTACATCGTCAAAACTTTCGGCGTACGTCACGATCACTTTCGCATCCGGTTTAACGGCGTGTACACCAGCTTCAAATCCGACTTGGAACTTTTGAATCGTCGGAGAAGTGATCCCACCGATAAATCCGACTTTGTCTGTTTTCGTCATTTCAGCGGCAATGACACCGACGAGGAAAGACGCTTCGTGCTCTTTAAACATGACAGAAACGACGTTATCCGGAATATCGCCGCCAAGGTTCGAGTCGACGATACCGAACTTGCTGTCCTTAAACTGCTTGGCCACTTGCGGAATCGCTTTGTCGAATTTGTAGCCGATGCCCCACGAAATATCTGTTTTTTGACGAGCAAATTTCGTCAAGTTCGGGACGTAGTCTTCATCGCGCTTCGATTCGATAAAGTTAATCTTCGCACCGAGTTCTTTCTCTGCCCGCTTGACGCCTTCCCAACCTGTTTGGTTAAACGATTCGTCGTCGATCCCGCCTGTATCGCTAACCATGCCGACGGAAAATTCGCCTTCGGTCTTTTTATCCTCCCCTTTAGTGGCACCCTCTTTCTTCCCTTCGTCTTTCGCCGCGCCACATCCGGCGACGAGCAGTGCTGCCGTCAACAGCAACACGAGGGTGAGGAGAAGCGATTTTTTCTTAAACATACGTTCGGCCCCCTACATTTTTTCTAACTACCTTTGTGATTTCGTAAACGTTACCGTACGTTTACAGTAGAGCGGAAGGAGTGCCACTCCTTCCTAAATCATTTATACCATGTACGCATACTTTTTTCCAGATGCAGGTTCTAATCTGTTAAATCACGACCGTTCATCAGCAATCATATTTTTTTATAGAAATGGCCTTGATTGCTTTATTTTATTGAGTTTGTTAGGATCTACTAATTTAGTTTTTATGATATTAGGTAATTTTTACATGTCGGCTGCTACACAGTTTCACTAACTCGTCACTTCTTCCCCAGCGCGGAACTGATCTCGCGTAATGAGTACATCGCGCGGTTTACTCCCTTCATACGGCCCGACGATGCCGCGCGCCTCCATCTCATCGATCAAGCGGGCAGCACGCGTGTAACCGATGCGTAAGCGACGCTGCAGAAGCGAAACAGAAGCCGTCTCCGCCTCGACGACAAGCTTGACCGCCTCTGGGTAAAGTTCGTCTTCGACGTCTGCATTATCTTCTTTTAAATCTTCCTCTTGCACGATGATATCTTCATTGTAGTGTGCCTCCTGCTGTTTTTTGCAGAAAGTGACGATCCGATCGACTTCCTGATCGGACAGGAAGGCCCCTTGAATGCGCGTCGGTTTAGCCGCACCGACTGGTAAGTACAGCATGTCACCGCGCCCGAGCAATTTCTCCGCCCCTCCCATGTCGAGGATCGTGCGCGAGTCTGCTTGTGACGACACGCCGAACGCGATACGCGAGGGAATATTCGCTTTAATTAACCCCGTAATGACGTCGACCGAAGGGCGCTGTGTCGCAATAATTAAATGAATACCCGCGGCACGCGCCATTTGCGCCAGACGACAAATCGCATCTTCGACGTCCTGCGGTGCCACCATCATGAGGTCGGCGAGCTCATCGACAATGACGACGATGTACGGCAAAGCCGGGTACGGTTCTTCCGGGTGTTGCTCAGCCATCAGTTGATTGTAACGGCTGATGTCGCGGGCACCGCTTTCCGCAAACAGTTCGTAACGCTTTTCCATTTCCGCCACAATCTTCTTCAAAGCTAAGGCGGCGTGACGTGGATCAGTAACGACAGGTGCAATTAAATGCGGGATGCCGTTGTACACGTTCAATTCGACCATTTTCGGATCGACCATTAAAAACTTCACTTCGTTTGGTTTCGCTTTATAGAGCACACTGGCAATAATTCCGTTAATACAGACGCTCTTTCCCGATCCGGTCGCCCCAGCAACTAATAAGTGCGGCATTTTGCTCATGTCGCCGACGATCGATTCACCGGAAATATCCCGTCCGAGCGCAATGCTTACCTTCGATTCTGCTTCGTGAAATTGCGGACTTTCCAAAACGTCGCGCAAGTTGACGATCGACACTTCCGGATTTGGCACTTCGATGCCGATCGCCGATTTTCCGGGAATTGGCGCTTCCATGCGAATGTCTTTGGCGGCGAGGGCGAGCGCTAAATCGTCGGTCAAATTGACGATGCGACTTACTTTCACTCCGATGTCCGGCTGCACTTCATAGCGAGTCACGGCCGGCCCGCGGTGGATTTGCGTCACTTTAGCCCCTACGCCAAACGACTCGAGTGTCTGTTCAAGTTTTTTGGCGTTGGCGGTCATCCCTTTATGCTCGCCTTGTTTAATCTTTTTCGGTTTTTCCAACAAACTAAACGGCGGCAGCGAATAATTGCCCACTTCTGGGGCGCCACCCATCGGCCCGAGGACAGGTGCACCGTTCTCTGTAGCTAGTTCTTTCGTCCCCTGCTGTGCCGTTTCGCCCGACTCTGACAGCTCTGACCAAGCGAGCTGCCCTTGTTCGCGGGTCAACTTTTTCTCGTCTGATCCGTCTGTGCGTTCCGAGTAGTCGTGGATGACAGGGACGTCGCCGACCTTTGCATTCGCAGAAGAAGCTGGACCTCCTTCCTCCACATCTTCGTCCTTCTCTGTACGGCGCTGGTTGCGCTTCTCTTTGAATCCGAGGCGCCTCCGCTGCACACTGTCCCATGCGCCGTTCATAGTCTTCGTTGTAAACGTGCTAATCGCGCCCCCGCTGTTTCGTAGTTTTCGCCACAGTTGCGCATAAGAAACGCTCGTAACGAGCAACAGTCCTACTAAAATAAAGACGAAAGAAACGATGAGTGTGCCGACGTCATCGAATAAGTAACGCAGCGACGCATAGCCGATGGCACCAATCATCCCACCGCCGATATCTAACGGTACCGTAGAATCGATTTCGCGGGAAACGAGTTTCCACGTCTCCGCTAACACGCTACTGTTCCCGTCGAGAGATCGAAACAGCAAGTAATGACTAACAATTAACACCGCCGTTAACAATAAGGTAAAGCCGCTGTGGCGCGGCGTCCACTGCCGTGGCCAATCGCGCTTTACCATCATATGGATAGCTACGTACATACCGAGCAGTGGAACGATAAAGTTCCACGTCCCGACAAAAAAGCGAAAAACATAAGTAAATGATCGCCCAACCGCGCCAAAACTGCCAATCACGATCACACATATCGCGAACAGGACAATTCCGCACACTTCATACCATCGCCCGCTTCTTACACGCTCTTTTCGCGATGATTTCTTTTTTAGGGCCATTGAGACCGTTCCCCCTTCGCACAAGCAACCTTTCTCTTTGACAACCAAAATGTATGTATGGAAATCCATTAATTTGCCTGCACGTTTCTCCATTATAACACGGAAAAGAAAAAGAAGACCAAGTATACGTGCACCTGATCTTCATGAAAATCACGCGTTTGTTCGCGGGACAAAGCTGATCGTTTTTCCCGGTTCATAAGCCGGGTTGAGGAAGTGAGCGGGGTCGGGGCTAATGAGACGAACGATTTTTGCTTCTCGTTCGTTAAGCGGTTCGACGAGCATCTTGATTCCGCCTATGGAAATTTCTTGCGGCGCAGTCGTCAGTTCCTCCCATCCGTCAAACACAGCTTCTAGAGGTAACGGCGTATAATGGATCATTGCACCACGTCCTTTGCGCTCTGTTTTCGCGCGTCGATGAGCTCATTTAACGCTGCCATCGCTTCACCTAATCCCCCGACGGCATCGATCAGTTCGTATTTTACCGCGTCTTCACCGATCACGTTCGTCCCGATATCGCGTGTCAGTTCCCCCGTTTTAAACATCAGTTCTTTAAAACGTTCTCCACCTATACGGGAGTGTTTCGTGACAAACTTCACGACGCGCTCTTGCATTTTATCTAAGTATTCGAACGTTTGTGGCACACCGATGACGAGACCTGTTAAGCGAATCGGATGGACCGTCATCGTTGCCGTCGGAGCGATAAAGGAGCGATCCGCAGAGACAGCGATCGGCACGCCGATGCTGTGCCCACCGCCCAAAACGAGCGTGACGGTCGGTTTCGACATGGAGGCGATCATTTCGGCGATAGCGAGACCTGCCTCCACGTCCCCGCCGACGGTGTTAAGCACGATAAGTATACCTTCGATTTTGTTGTTTTGTTCTGCTGCAACGATTTGCGGAATGATGTGCTCGTATTTCGTCGTCTTGTTTTGCGGCGGTAAGACGACGTGTCCTTCGATCTGTCCGACGATAGAAAGACAATGAATATTTGTTTCCACCGCCGGCACACTCGTCTGTCCCAATTGCTGAATCGTGTTGACGACCGCGTTTTTCGCCGCATCCTCATTGTTCGTGCCCGGCACTCCCGTTTGCGGTTGTTTTGTCGGCTGCTCGCCGTCAGCTTGCTGGCCGTTGTCCATGGCGCATCTCTCCTCAGTTTACAGGTTTATCCGCTGGCCGTAGCATAACTTGTCCAGTCACCTGTAGTATGAGCCGCCTTCGGATGAATTATTTTACCCATAAAAAAACGTGAACTCCTGTATAACGTTCATGTGCTACAGAAGTCCACGCCTTTGTATAGCGATATTTATTTTACGGTCACAATGCCGATCTATGTTGCTCGTTCGACGCCTCTAACGCGCGACTTCACTTACACTTCCATGATGATCGGCAAGATCATCGGGCGGCGACGCGTTTTTTCGTACAGAAACCGTCCGAGGGCTTCGCGGACGTTTGTCTTCAGTGACGCCCATTCGTTAATGTTGTCGTTCATGCAGCGATCTAACGTTTCACTCACTAATTGATTCGCTTCATCTAACAACTTTTCCGATTCCCGTACGTAGACGAAACCGCGAGAAATAATGTCTGGACCCGATAAAACAATGCGTTTCTGCTTACTCAAAGTGACAACAACGACTAAAATACCATCTTGTGACAACAGCTTGCGGTCTCTTAGTACGATATTTCCTACATCTCCAACCCCGAGCCCATCGATTAGGACTTTTCCTGTCGGTACTTTCGACCCGAGGCGTGCGCCGTCTTTAGTAAATTCAACTGTATCGCCGTTATCTAATACAAAAATGTTTTCTGGTTTGACTCCTGTCGATTCGGCGAGTTGGGCATGAACACGTTGCATACGATATTCCCCGTGGATAGGAATAAAGTATTCTGGCTTGATCAAATTAAGCATCAGTTTTAAATCTTCTTGGTGGCCGTGGCCGGATACATGTACGCCGTGAGAACCACCGCCGCTGTATACGACGTTCGCGCCGATGCGGAACAGTTGGTCGACCGTACGAGACACGTATTTTTCGTTCCCCGGGATCGGGGTAGCGGCAATGACGACCGTATCCCCGGGTAAAATGTCAACCTTTCGGTGGGCGTTACGCGCCATCCGCGTTAGCGCCGACATCGGTTCACCTTGGCTTCCCGTAGACAAAATGACGACTTCGTGTGCCGGCAAGCGATTAACGTCGTCGACGTCGACGAAAATGTCGTCAGGCGCGTGCAAATAGTTTAGCTCGATCCCTAAGTTAACGACGTTAACCATACTGCGGCCGATGACGCACACTTTACGGTTATACTTCACCGCCGAATTGATCACTTGCTGAATGCGGTGCACGTTCGAAGCAAACGTCGCTACAACGATGCGTTGCGCCGCATTGTGAAACACTTCGTCGAGCGCTTCGCCCACACCTTGTTCCGAGCCAGTGAACCCGGGCTTCTCCGCATTCGTACTATCGGAAAGTAGGCAAAGTACGCCCCGCTCACCGAGCTGCGCCATTTTGTAGTAATCGGCTTGCTGGTTGTTCACCGGGCTCTGATCGAAGCGGAAGTCACCTGTGTGTACGACACGTCCAGCAGACGTTTCTAAACAAACACCGACACAGTCCGGTATACTGTGCGTCGTTTTAAAGAACGTCGCCGTCATGCCTCCCAGTTTGATTTTAGACTGATTATTGATCAAAATTCGTTTTGTTTCGTTCAACATGTAGTGCTCTTGTAATTTGTTTTCTACAAGGCCTAACGTAAATTTCGTACCGTAGACGGGAACATTGACTTCTTTAAGCACATAAGGCAGGCCACCGATGTGGTCTTCGTGCCCGTGGGTTAACAAAATCCCCCGCACCCGTTCCTTGTTCTCCACGAGATACGTAATGTCCGGAATAACGACGTCGATCCCGAGCATCTCCTCTTCCGGAAACATAATGCCGCAGTCGATGACCACGATGTCTTTCCCGTCTTCCACGACGTACATGTTCTTCCCAATCTCACCCAAGCCGCCAAGAGCAAAAACTTTTACCTGCTCTTTTTGCTTGGCCAAATAATAACACTCCTTACGTTATTCGTTTGTCGTCACAGAAAACCGCACATATGTCACTTAGGAATATTATAAGTCATATCGACTGCAAATAGCAAACAAAAAAATCGGCACCGGAAGAGGTGCCGCAAAAAAGCTTAGCGCGCGCGTACTTTTTTTACGATTTGCGCGAGCTCAATTTTTTGTTGTTCTGTCGCCGGGACAAGCGGTAAACGCACGCGCTCGTCGCCGTAACCGAGTGCCGCTAGCGCGTACTTGACCGGAACCGGGTTCGGTGCGATAAACAAGTCTTCAAACACGTCGAGCCACTGTTCGTGAAGCGCGCGAGCAGCCTGATGATCGCCCGCAGTGAACGCCGCGACCATTTGCTTCATTTCGTTACCGATCAGGTGACTGGCGACGCTGACGACGCCGTGTGCGCCGACGGCCATGAGCGGCAACGTGTTTTTATCGTCGCCGCTATACAAGTAAAAATCGTCGGGCGTTCGTCGCACGATGTCCGAAGCTTGCACGAAGTCGCCACTCGCTTCCTTGATCGCCACGATATTGGAGATTTCCGCAAGGCGCACGACCGTATCTGCGCTCATATTCACACCTGTACGGCCTGGAATGTTGTACAGCATGATCGGCAGTTCGGTCGCTGCTGCTACCGTGCGAAAATGTTCGTACAGTCCTGCTTGCGAAGGTTTGTTGTAATAAGGCGCGACGAGCAAAATCCCGTCGACGCCGCATTCGGACGCTTGCTTCGTCAGTTCGACCGTCGCCGCAGTTGAATTGGAGCCCGTTCCAGCGATGACGGTCGCCCTGCCGTTAGCGGTGCGCGCGACGTGGCGGAATAAGGCGATTTTTTCCTCGACGGTCAGCGCGGGCGATTCCCCCGTCGTACCAGCGACGACGATGCCGTCACTCCCCGTCTCTATTAGCCATTCCGTAATACGCGTCACTTCGTCCCAAGCGATGTTCTCATTTTTGTCAAATGGCGTCACCATTGCCGTAATGACTTGCCCGAAATTCAATGCGATTCCCTCCTAGTGAATGTAAAGTTTATGCAATTCAAATTGGTGGTGTAATGCACGAACCGCCCGTACCATGTGGTGCCCGTGCACGAGCACCCAAATCGTCGTATGTGAGTCAGCGGATTGTAAGATTGGAATTTCATTTTGCGTCAGCGCCTCGACAATTTTTGCCATCACGCCGGGTACGCCGGCAATACCCGCACCGACGGTTGACACTTTGGCACAGTTCGAGAGAACTTGCGGACGGTACCCCATTTCTTCTAAAATCGCTTGGGCTCGTTCTGCAACGTGATCGAACACTGTATAAGCGATGCCACTCGGGTTCACACTAATGAAGTCGACACTGATCCCGTGCGCCGCCATCGCTTTAAACACTTTCAAGTGCAAGTCGTAGTCGTCTTCCGCTGCCGTTATTTTAATTTGAGTCACACCGGGTACTTGCGTAATGCCCGTGATGAGGCGATCGTGCACATCGTTTTTCGTGCGGTTGATCTCGTTTAAATGTGTGACGAGCGTCCCCGCGTGATCTGACAGCGTCGAGCGTACGCGAATTGGGATGTTCGTCTGCATCGCAATTTCAACCGCACGGGGATGGATCACTTTCGCCCCTTGAAACGCTAAATTACTAATTTCCGTATAAGTCACTGTATCGAGTGGTGCCGCATCTTCGACGATCCGCGGATCTGCCGTCATAATTCCTTCAACGTCCGTAAAAATATCGACCATTTCCGCGTGCAATGCGACTGCGAGCGCCGTCGCAGTCGTATCGCTGCCGCCGCGACCGAGTGTCGTCACCTCGCCTTGTGGCGTCTGTCCTTGAAAGCCGGTGACAATCGCCACCGGCACTCGCGCGAGTTCTTCCATCAATCGTTTCGGGTTGACGGCAATAATTTGCGCATTACTAAACGTGTCGTTCGTGACGATTCCCGCTTGTCCACCGGTGAGGACACAGTTGTCAATATGCTCCATTTTTAGCATACTGGACAGCGTCGACGCTGAAATAATTTCGCCGCAGCTGAGTAATAAGTCCCTTTCGCGGGGATTTAATTCTTTCCCGTTATGATTAATTAAGTCCAAAAGTGTATCCGTCGCATATGGGTCGCCGCGCCGTCCCATCGCGGAGACGACAATGACGACGCGGTAATCTTCTTCGAGTGCTTTCTGCACGTGCTGGACGACCCGCTGGCGCAACTCGGGCGTCTTCAGCGACGTGCCTCCGAACTTCTGTACGATAATTCTCATGCCCAAATCCCCATTTTTTATCTAATCTGTACGATTTTCCGTTTTGCCGCTTCAATGGCTTGTTTCAACGAGTGCCGCGCTGTAACAACACGCCGGTTATAAACTTTTCACGAGGTGTTCCGCGATTTGCACCGTATTGAGTGCCGCGCCTTTTAATAAATTGTCGGCGACGACCCACATATTGAGGGCGCGCGGCTGGTCCAAATCGCGACGCAAGCGGCCGACGAACACATCGTCCCGCCCGGCAGCATCTAACGGCATCGGGTACGCTTGCTGTGCAATGTCGTCGATGACTGTCACACCGCCCGTATCGGCTAACAGTTGGCGTACGTCATCGAGATCGTAATCTGTAGCGAGTTCGACGTAAACCGACTCCGAGTGACCGGTCGCTACCGGGATGCGCACACACGTCGCCGTTACGGCGAGCGACTCATCGCCAAATATTTTTTTCGTCTCGCGCACCATTTTCATTTCTTCTAACGTATAGCCGCCTTCGTCGGGGACATCGATTTGCGGAATGGCGTTAAACGCCATTTGGTAGTGGCGCTCCAACTTGCCCACGGGAAACGCGCGGGCAGACACGGCTTCACCGTTAAGAGCCGCGCGAGTCTCTTCCATCAACGCGTCGATCGCACTGTTGCCAGCTCCCGAAACGGCTTGGTACGTCGATACGATGACCCGTTTCACGCCGTACCGGTCGACGAGTGGCTTCAGGGCGACGACCATTTGAATCGTCGAACAGTTCGGATTGGAAATAATCCCTTTATGTTCTTTAATCTTTTCGCTGTTCACTTCTGGCACGACGAGGGGTACGTCCGGGTTCATGCGGTAGGCGTTCGTATTGTCAATCGCGACTGCCCCGCTCGCGACGGCATGGGGCACCAGCTGCTTACTGACGCTACCGCCCGCGCTGAACAAGGCGACGTCGACGCCGCTAAACGACTGCGGTGTCGCCTCTTCGACTGTCACTTTCGCGCCGTCAAACGAAACGGTCTGACCCGCGGAACGCTGCGACGCTAAACACTTTAACGTGCCTACCGGAAATTTTCTCAGCTCTAATTGACGAAGTATTTGCCCACCTACTGCTCCCGTCGCTCCGACGACTGCTACATTTACGGCTCTCTCACTCACTGCTATTCTCCTCCTACTCCCGGCTTCACGCCGAGACAAACACGTTTCTTTCTATTATGTGGGCAAGTA is a window from the Numidum massiliense genome containing:
- a CDS encoding ABC transporter ATP-binding protein, with product MAPIVEMKGITKRFPGIVANDSIDLIVQEGEIHALLGENGAGKSTLMNILFGLYSPDEGYIRVRGNKVDVTNPNEANRLGIGMVHQHFMLVEPFTVTENIVLGNEPVGGGVIDMKTAEARVRELSEKYGLQVDPRAKIRDISVGMQQRVEILKTLYRGADIIIFDEPTAVLTPQEIDELIDIMRNLVANGKSIIFITHKLKEITRVCDTVTIIRRGKFIDRLPVAGTNESVLAAKMVGREVSFKVDKKPAEPAQPVLEVKDLHLRDRRGVEKLRGLSLEVRAGEIVGIAGVDGNGQSELIEAITGLQKATSGQILLNRKNVAGYKPRQITESGLGHIPEDRHRHGLVLDFTVAENIALQTYYQSPFATGLQLNYPEIYKKARQLIEEFDVRTPSEHTPARALSGGNQQKAIIAREVDRDPNLLIAAQPTRGLDVGAIEFIHRRLIAQRDRGKAVLLVSLELDEILNVSDRVLVIYEGRIVGDVKPADTSEEELGLLMAGGAVANSKEGN
- the dapA gene encoding 4-hydroxy-tetrahydrodipicolinate synthase → MNFGQVITAMVTPFDKNENIAWDEVTRITEWLIETGSDGIVVAGTTGESPALTVEEKIALFRHVARTANGRATVIAGTGSNSTAATVELTKQASECGVDGILLVAPYYNKPSQAGLYEHFRTVAAATELPIMLYNIPGRTGVNMSADTVVRLAEISNIVAIKEASGDFVQASDIVRRTPDDFYLYSGDDKNTLPLMAVGAHGVVSVASHLIGNEMKQMVAAFTAGDHQAARALHEQWLDVFEDLFIAPNPVPVKYALAALGYGDERVRLPLVPATEQQKIELAQIVKKVRAR
- the dapG gene encoding aspartate kinase — its product is MRIIVQKFGGTSLKTPELRQRVVQHVQKALEEDYRVVIVVSAMGRRGDPYATDTLLDLINHNGKELNPRERDLLLSCGEIISASTLSSMLKMEHIDNCVLTGGQAGIVTNDTFSNAQIIAVNPKRLMEELARVPVAIVTGFQGQTPQGEVTTLGRGGSDTTATALAVALHAEMVDIFTDVEGIMTADPRIVEDAAPLDTVTYTEISNLAFQGAKVIHPRAVEIAMQTNIPIRVRSTLSDHAGTLVTHLNEINRTKNDVHDRLITGITQVPGVTQIKITAAEDDYDLHLKVFKAMAAHGISVDFISVNPSGIAYTVFDHVAERAQAILEEMGYRPQVLSNCAKVSTVGAGIAGVPGVMAKIVEALTQNEIPILQSADSHTTIWVLVHGHHMVRAVRALHHQFELHKLYIH
- a CDS encoding ClpP family protease, giving the protein MDNGQQADGEQPTKQPQTGVPGTNNEDAAKNAVVNTIQQLGQTSVPAVETNIHCLSIVGQIEGHVVLPPQNKTTKYEHIIPQIVAAEQNNKIEGILIVLNTVGGDVEAGLAIAEMIASMSKPTVTLVLGGGHSIGVPIAVSADRSFIAPTATMTVHPIRLTGLVIGVPQTFEYLDKMQERVVKFVTKHSRIGGERFKELMFKTGELTRDIGTNVIGEDAVKYELIDAVGGLGEAMAALNELIDARKQSAKDVVQ
- a CDS encoding YlzJ-like family protein; the encoded protein is MIHYTPLPLEAVFDGWEELTTAPQEISIGGIKMLVEPLNEREAKIVRLISPDPAHFLNPAYEPGKTISFVPRTNA
- a CDS encoding BMP family lipoprotein, with the translated sequence MFKKKSLLLTLVLLLTAALLVAGCGAAKDEGKKEGATKGEDKKTEGEFSVGMVSDTGGIDDESFNQTGWEGVKRAEKELGAKINFIESKRDEDYVPNLTKFARQKTDISWGIGYKFDKAIPQVAKQFKDSKFGIVDSNLGGDIPDNVVSVMFKEHEASFLVGVIAAEMTKTDKVGFIGGITSPTIQKFQVGFEAGVHAVKPDAKVIVTYAESFDDVAKGRTLAKGLFDDGADIVYHAAGGVGKGLFDEVKTRKQGEFWVIGVDMDQSHLAPDHTLTSMIKRVDVGVFEMTKALKEGDFQGGKEVQFGLKENGVGIADNSDKHVPKDVLDKVDEFEKKIVDGEIEVPATPDELKEYKAK
- a CDS encoding ribonuclease J, which translates into the protein MYVVEDGKDIVVIDCGIMFPEEEMLGIDVVIPDITYLVENKERVRGILLTHGHEDHIGGLPYVLKEVNVPVYGTKFTLGLVENKLQEHYMLNETKRILINNQSKIKLGGMTATFFKTTHSIPDCVGVCLETSAGRVVHTGDFRFDQSPVNNQQADYYKMAQLGERGVLCLLSDSTNAEKPGFTGSEQGVGEALDEVFHNAAQRIVVATFASNVHRIQQVINSAVKYNRKVCVIGRSMVNVVNLGIELNYLHAPDDIFVDVDDVNRLPAHEVVILSTGSQGEPMSALTRMARNAHRKVDILPGDTVVIAATPIPGNEKYVSRTVDQLFRIGANVVYSGGGSHGVHVSGHGHQEDLKLMLNLIKPEYFIPIHGEYRMQRVHAQLAESTGVKPENIFVLDNGDTVEFTKDGARLGSKVPTGKVLIDGLGVGDVGNIVLRDRKLLSQDGILVVVVTLSKQKRIVLSGPDIISRGFVYVRESEKLLDEANQLVSETLDRCMNDNINEWASLKTNVREALGRFLYEKTRRRPMILPIIMEV
- a CDS encoding DNA translocase FtsK → MALKKKSSRKERVRSGRWYEVCGIVLFAICVIVIGSFGAVGRSFTYVFRFFVGTWNFIVPLLGMYVAIHMMVKRDWPRQWTPRHSGFTLLLTAVLIVSHYLLFRSLDGNSSVLAETWKLVSREIDSTVPLDIGGGMIGAIGYASLRYLFDDVGTLIVSFVFILVGLLLVTSVSYAQLWRKLRNSGGAISTFTTKTMNGAWDSVQRRRLGFKEKRNQRRTEKDEDVEEGGPASSANAKVGDVPVIHDYSERTDGSDEKKLTREQGQLAWSELSESGETAQQGTKELATENGAPVLGPMGGAPEVGNYSLPPFSLLEKPKKIKQGEHKGMTANAKKLEQTLESFGVGAKVTQIHRGPAVTRYEVQPDIGVKVSRIVNLTDDLALALAAKDIRMEAPIPGKSAIGIEVPNPEVSIVNLRDVLESPQFHEAESKVSIALGRDISGESIVGDMSKMPHLLVAGATGSGKSVCINGIIASVLYKAKPNEVKFLMVDPKMVELNVYNGIPHLIAPVVTDPRHAALALKKIVAEMEKRYELFAESGARDISRYNQLMAEQHPEEPYPALPYIVVIVDELADLMMVAPQDVEDAICRLAQMARAAGIHLIIATQRPSVDVITGLIKANIPSRIAFGVSSQADSRTILDMGGAEKLLGRGDMLYLPVGAAKPTRIQGAFLSDQEVDRIVTFCKKQQEAHYNEDIIVQEEDLKEDNADVEDELYPEAVKLVVEAETASVSLLQRRLRIGYTRAARLIDEMEARGIVGPYEGSKPRDVLITRDQFRAGEEVTS